Part of the Polyodon spathula isolate WHYD16114869_AA chromosome 18, ASM1765450v1, whole genome shotgun sequence genome, tgagctgatggcactgctggacatcttctgattgcgaaaggaagtaagcatgatgtgtctttcatctgctgcagtaagtttccttggccgaccgctgcgtctacagtcctcaacgttgcccgtttctttgtgcttcttcaaaagagcttggacagcacatctggaaatccctgtctgctttgaaatttctgcctgggagagaccttgttgatgcagtataactactttgggtcttgttgctgtgctcagtcttgccatggtgtatgacttttgacagtaaactgtcttcagcaaccttgccttgttagctgagtttggctgttcttcacccagttttatttctcctacacagctgtttctgtttcagttattgattttgtttcaacctacatattgaattgatgatcattagcacctgtttggtataattgtttaatcatacacctgactatatgcctacaaaatccttgactttgtgcaagtgtacctagaagaattgatgctgttttgaaggcaaagggtggtcacaccaaatatggatttgacttggatttttcttctgttcactcactttgcatttagttaattgataaatataatctattaacatgtctatttttgaaagcattcttactttacaacattttttcacacctgcctaaaacttttgcacagtattgtgtgtgtgtgtgtgtatatatatatatatatatatatatatatatatatatatatatatatatatatataatggattcAACTAAGAAGTTAATGATTCACAATCACTGGTGTGATTCAAAATTTCAAATCAAAGTGATTCAAAATAGAATATATCGATTTGAATATTTACCTAGTTTCTACAAATAGTAAACTATTAACGGCAGtgacaaattaattttataatatttacattttaagccATTTTCATGAGGtcgttgttaaaaaaaatgtcattaccaTCACAATTCTaagttaattttaattaaatattttttaatgacacCTAAATACTTACCTGATGCTTTTTAGGAAGGATATGATATATAaggtattttaaatgcataaataagaTAATTATCAAAAAAACTGGATTGTAGGTAATGACACTGTTGTTCTGGTAATGACGCACAAACTTTTACACACTGAAATGTCAATTGTAGTTGTATAAacaagttaattatttaattaaatgaccCCCTAACGTCAAATATGATTGATTTTATGCCTAAAATTTCATATTTCGTACTATGTAATACTGCACCAGTATGtcatttatgatatatatatatatatatatatatatatatatatatataatattgataatatataatatatatatataaaaaaaaacattgaaatgtgaTTGGTAATGACACATAATAACTATAACTCCTAAACTAAAAATATTGACTTTAATTTTTCTTCATAGTAAAGACAGCAATTGAAGAAGCTCCCACCATCAGCTCCACATGCTCTGTTATGACTTCCTTTCTTGTATGTGACCAAATgaacatatttttataaaatgttattgtttctgtCATGGTAATGGTAATGACGGCAAAATGTGGGGACATTTTTatgacaaaaataaagaaaaaactcaTACAATCCAAACTAAAGaatgatatatgtgtgtgtgtgtattttaatccTGTTAGAAATAAGTGTGGCTGTGGGAGGAGAGGATTATTAGGTCAATTGTGGTAATAGTATTTTttgataaactttattttttatatatatagcaccttCTATAGTGGACCACccttacaaagcactttacaagatacaagactagggtgtgtgaacttttTATCTATTCACTTACAATAATGTCTCACCTGAAACGTAAatcacaaggaggttcagtgacttgctcagggtcacacaatgagtcagtggctgagctggtatTTGAACTGGAgccctcctagttacaagcctgtttctttaaccactggaacacaccttattgtctttttttattatatgtaacaGTTCTGCTGTATAATATATGCTCAAgagtactgtaaatgtaaaagtaggcctttattatttgtaaatactgGCGCATTTGTTATGAggtttgtgataaaaaaaaaaaaaatttagttttattttttcaatttgccCTTTACACACCTTTGAATATACAATACTTAATATGTTTACAGGATATGACAATGACCGCAAAAGTAATTTGAATTGTCATTtgatacacacacaaataacttTCTCAAACACCCACTAACTAACTGGTGAGTTTAGGATACCACACATTTAGCAGCTTTAAAAGTGTTAGgactcaattaaaaataaataaacaaataaaaatggcaaaagttcggtaaataaataaataaataaataattttaaaacgaCAAATCTGTATAACAATTAAGTACAGAGTGGATCAGTTAAAATAATTTCTCGCTAGTTTATATCGTTagagttttatattatttattcatatctgacatttttaattttaaattgaaaaatattttgaacCACAATCAGCAAGAGAGAAAAGTTTTACAATTTCTGGCTTTACTGAACCAATCAAATATATAGTCCACGTTTTCAACAGCTGCAAACTTGTGCTGGGGTTTTAGTGCCAGATGCATTATTGTCAGCACAATATGCTGGAatttacattacaataaaacacatttttgtacagGGTTACTATAGAACCACTAGCACTGTATACACACATGATATGAAGAGTATGACTACCAAAACGTAGTTTGCGTAAACATTACGTCACAAAATGATATTTTGCGGCAGTGTGGCAATAACTCGACAAACTTGAATCCACGGCTGTCTATTTACGACTTTGTGGCAATAAAATGGCATCTCATTTCAGTGGAGTTTTGCAGTTGACTGACCTGGATGATTTTATAACCCCGTCTCAGGTATTAATACACGcgtttctgttattattatgtgtttagtgaagtcaaaacaacaacaacctgaCGTGCATCGTGGAATAAAACCATGCTGTAAACGAGAAAATGATTTCAGCTCAATGTTTTTGAATACCAGACTCGCGTTTTCTTGAATTCATAGAGTATTTGCTGCCTTGTATGTATACAACATGTACTTTcgttagcatttttattttaatttttttgagcTCCccgagaaataaaataaaaaaaatcaaaataaaggtCATGCAATCATGTGACTCAGCGTTCCTACGTTCTACTGGGGTCGACGTCAGCTATTTAATCTAAAATGCAAAGTGATCCTAAAATTTAGTTTTCCACGCACACATTACTGAGACAAAGTGGGCAGTATAGTTTAGTGTAATTTTTGACTGACTGTAGGGAAACACTGCTATGACTTTCTGTGCAGAAGCAAAGTAAAGCGGAGAGTTCCGTTTAAAAACGCTTATTCAGTACCAGGCAGGGCCAagtttagatgtgtaatgactgcagtatagtgTACTGACCTTTAAGGTTAGGGTCTCGGTGTAGGCAGagaattattaatttttttcttaacaataatatataGCCAGTCAGAGCTCGGTGTCCTGACAGGATAATTTCGTGTTACCTTTGTAATGTCAGCTGTTTCTGCTTTGTTTGGCGCTGCACAAAGCCATCCTGTTTCTGTTCTTGGTCTGCTGTAAAAGTACACACATGCACAACCTTACTGACATATGGATGATCTCATATGAAGATGTACATTTTCccaatttaaagcaaaattaagtgtccaaaaatacttttttttcagttattttaaaacatatgttgTACAtgaaattattaataacaacatgcAAGTGTGCTTCCTAAATTATGCTGTTACATTCAAGTGTTGTTGTGAATGTAGCTGATTATCCTGAACCACTGCCTAATACAAAGCAATACttggaataacttttttttttttttttgacagtctttttaaaaatacatatatttaaaccCTACTTTAATGAACTGCAAGATAGCGCTGGGATCTAGGCAGAAATGCAGGATTGTGTTTAAGGTCTGAGATAAGGGTTAATAAAATGTCGCCAAAGCATAGAGATTGCTGAACTGCAGCCTTGGGAGTTATGGTAACGTTACCAATTTTAGATATAGTAAGGAGCACACTGaaggatttaaaaatattattatttagctggAAGGGCAGTTGTCATGTGATTCTCCTGAACAGCTAAGGAAATCTAGTAGACACGTACATGTTTAGCCACAGGGAATACAGACCACACCCCACCCTCTGGTGGAAAGTTTTTAGattgttaaaaacaaagaaagagcaCAGAATTTGATCGTGAAGCAGAGGAATTGTCCAACAGAACTCTGATTTCAAGTGCGGCATGAGAGTGCTGGATTCTAAGATGAAGTTTGAAAGGTGCACCAACTGCTGCAGTACTGTGAGTATTTCTAGACAGGAAGAAGGTGGATATGTCTAATGCAATATAAACATGTCACTAGCAGTTCAAATAAGGTgtttatttctactttttttttttttttttaaaggagtgtgTGAAGCCAATAAAGGTTGAGAAGAAGTCTGGAAAatcagtggccaaaataaaaattGAAGATGATGGAAGTTACTTTCAGGTTAACCAGGCAAGTAGATGCTAACAtgtagtttgttattattattattattattattattattattattattattattattattattatttctgttttccaAACAGTCCGAAGAATGTGGTGATGTTTTCAACACTATACAgtctagtaataaagttgtctgATATTTTTAAAAGTCTCCTGAAGCCACTGAATATAAAATCTATAGTATTCAGTATGCATGGTTAATCTGTGGCTAGCCCATTATAATAGAGTGGCTTACATTGTCATGCAATGGGAGTttagcagttttgttttctttttgtaataaatGCAAACAGTAAATATAACTGCAGTAAACTCCCACCTTGTCCTCTCTCTTGCCAGTCTCCATTACAACTTGGTAACAACATTAATATTTCTCTTTTTTGGGCCAGCTTTTTCTCAAGACAATTTTATGCAATCAGTTTGGTGGTTACAGTCTTCAGTCTTTCAGTCCTTTAACTTGTtctttctgtctctgtctttGCAGGACGGAGGATTACAGAAGCTGGAAAAGGCCAAGATTACCCTGAACGACTGCTTAGCCTGCAGTGGCTGCATCACCTCTGCAGAAAGTGTGTTAATTACACAGCAGAGCCACGAGGAACTCTACAGAGTACTGAATCTCAATAAGGTACTGAAGCTGGCTTATTGATTTCAGTATTTGCACAGCATATAGCCTTAGTCAAAGAATCTAGAGATGAGAAAAATCTGCCAAGTacctttttatatttcaattgaGATGGTTGAATTATTATACagactttcaatttaaaatgagtgGATACTTTTCAGCATTGACCAGCTGATATGCTGTATGGTGGGGGGAGTAGCATAAGAGAAATCTTACAGTTAAACAGTACTAGAAAGCACAGTGTTAGTATTATAAGCTGTGACTTTCCTGCTCCGGTGCTTGACAATGGCAACTCTGTCTCCCGATTAGGCTGGCAGTCAACAGAAGGTTGTTGTGGTTTCAGTGTCACCTCAGTCAAGAGCATCTCTGGCAGCAAGATTTAACCTGAGCATCACAGATACAGCCAGGAGGCTGACAGCTTTCTTCAAAAACCTTGGTAAGAATGAGGACATAACCTTCAGTCTCACAAGCACCTTCACATTTGACAGACCAAGGAAGAGATTGCTTACTGCAGATCTGTAACTGCCGGTAAAACCTCTGCGGTCAAAACACAGCATAAGCAAAGTCTTTCATCAGGCTGCCCAGTAAGCTgcgttcattttttgttttgttttttttgttttgtaactgaacagcGAAGCAGTGATTATTAGTCTATTAGCCATTGCCATCAAAAGCAGTGACTTGTTATGTTCTGTTTTGCGTTTTGTGCCCTGACCTTTGTTTTGCAATGTCTTCAAGGCGTGCACCATGTGTTTGACACCACCTTCTCCAGGAACTTCAGCCTCCTCGAGAGCCAGCGAGAGTTTGTGGAGCGCTTTCACAGACAGGCTGAGGACAAGAAAGCACTGCCTTTGTTAGCCTCCTCCTGTCCAGGTATAGTCATGGAAAAACCTCAATCCAGATTCTGTTTAATAAAGCACCTTACTAACCAGCTTAATAGAAAATAACACTAGTGTGTGCCTGAACTGAACAGTAAATAACGATCACAGGGATATTGCACAGCTTGTCAAGTAAACAATGTGTTAGGACTGTCAAGGCTGAGATATGGTTCATCTTAACAGTATTGTGGCTGCATTCAAAGATCTGGTGTCTAGAATTATcttcttttgcattattattattatatattaataataataataataataataataataatataatataataatataaataataatattattattattattattattattattaattatattaataactataattatttaaaaatatttaatattgaaatattatattttaatataattaaataatttaaaatattgctaTTGCTTTGGTTTAAAATCAGTTGTATTGCGACAGGTTGGATCTGCTATGCAGAGAAAACTCATGGTGATTTTATCATTCCATACATCAGCACCACCAAGTCCCCTCAGCAGGTCATGGGCTCCCTGGTCAAGGACTATTTTGCAAACCAGCAGGTACTGTAGCTTTCTGCAACCTTCTGGCAGGACAAGTGCAACTTCTTTTCTTTATGCTTAACAATATACCCCTGCTGCCATCTATAAACCTTTGGTCTTATGTTTaatttaagtatatatatatatatatatatatatatatatatatatatatatatatatatatatatatatatatatatatatatataatgctattacaattacattaaaaaaattagaaTTAAACTGACACTACGGGCCTCACGATGGAGGGTGACTATATTTTTTGATCTTCGTAGCTCCGGTCTGAAATTGGTAGTGTCTCAGTACTTTACCATCACAGAGTCCCAAACCAGGGAGGTGGACTGCGTCATCACTTCCGGTAAGAGGAGTTCAGTCTAATTGTATGAGTGTGTTCTTTATAGTAGAGGGTTAAACATTGGGATTCTATATCTCAGTGGATCTGCCATGCTTATCCAGCATGCTTTAACATGGTctgttcacattttcttttactgTGCACTGGtgatctgtttttatatatatatatatatatataatgttgatgACTGGTGGGAAATTTGTTATTACTCCcatatctgtttttgtttcttgttcagGGGAGGTATTGAAGATGTTGGAACAGGAAAGGCTATCGCTAGCAGATGTTGAACCTGCACCATTAGATAGCCTGTAAGTATGATAAACAGATTTAAGGAAGCATGATAAACGCGTCTAGCCAAAAAACGTATTCCAGCACATACACTTGAGTTTGCCGGCAATCGCAGTATCATTAGGGTGTCTCAGTTTTGTCGCACGAAGAAGAAAACAAGCACACCAGTGTAGCTGTCTGCCAAAATATAGGGTGCAGCTTTGCCTTTACCTTTGAGGTCTTTTGAGTTCAGTAGTTTGTGGGTCAGCAGACAGGACTCACATTAAGTAGTATCTTGGCTTTAGGAATGAGATGTGATTTACTGAGAGCTGACAGCAGTAGTACGTGATCAGCACCACGTTTAAGAGTGCATTAATGATCCCTGTTTCCTGTAAACAAGAGCCGCtgttgaaaaccaaaaaaaaaaaagtttggtgttGCTCCTCATTATTCTCCCTTTTGCAGACTGAGATCATATCTAGTGTgctacattttctaaaatgtcagGTCCCCAGCTTGTGTCAGTCTCACAGACCAGttcagaaacacatttcattGTGGTATTGTGATAATGAACAATAAAGGACTGTCTGGTTTATTTGGCAAATGCACATAAACTGTAGTAGAATGGACTCTGCATTCCAGTTTAGTTTACTTATTTGGAaagaagacaaaaataaacaaaaaaaacactgcttttgcAAACAAGATGTGTTTTGTCACGTAGTTTGGATCTTGTGAATATTTGAAATTTACCAAAATGTggttgattaatttttttttttttttaactacatttaGCTTTGGCTTTTAATTTCTGTCCTGATGTCTTTCCCCCGCAGGTTCAGCAGCGTGTGTGGAGAGGAGATTCTCGGGCACTCCGGCAGCAGCTCCGGGGGCTATTTGGAGCATGTCTTCATTCACGCAGCAAGGGAGCTGTTCGGAGAAGAGGTGAAGAAAATTGCATACAAGACTCTCAAGTAAGCAGAGCCACCTGTCCTCTTAATAGAATATAATATGTGCAATTTACTGTTTACTGTCACTTCTGCCAGAGTGTAATTGACTTAATTCTAGGGAATACTATGACTTTATAAGACATTTtggggatttttaattttttttattattaccacaGTGAAATCTAAAAAAGCCTCATATTGTGAATTTCAGGAATCGAGATTTCCAGGAGGTGACTCTGGAGAAGGACGGAGCCGTGGTGCTTCGCTTCGCTGCTGCTTATGGCTTCAGAAACATCCAGAACCTGGTGCAAAAACTGAAACGAGGGAAATCCCAATACCACTTCGTAGAGGTCATGGCCTGTCCTTCAGGTAAGGCTTCAAAACTATACTGCGGCAGGGCAGGTGCCCCTGCACATGTACAATTGTATATAGAGTGTTTTGTGATTGTAATTGTTGTAAATCgcatgcttattaaaaataaaagtgattttTAGTTGAAATCCCTGCATTGTGTCTAGGTTCTCTCCAACAGGCAGACAAGCCAGCCATGTGAGACACTGGCTGGACTGGTTACTCTGATCTAATTGCATGTGGTCAAGCTAGATtggtaattaattattcactctAGCTTGACCACATAGAGAGGAGGAGATGGGAGACTGCTGTGGGGTTAGTAGAGCAGGAGGTTTGTTCCATGCTCCTAGTTAGCTTGGCTTTAAGATGTTGGTCTGAGGTCTCCTACCGCCGCTATCCCCGCCCCTAGCCAGCCTTGGCCGCTACGCTACCTTTCCACATGTGCATATCAAGTGTATGATAGATTTAATTTTCCTTCCAAACATGTTGTGTCTTAAAGTTTAAATGTATAGGAAATCAAATGGAATCTAACACCCTTAATATGCAGCGCTATATTGTAATCTGTATTGCAAGTCGCTACGGGTCTCGTTTAGCTCAGATGCTTTATGTTGGCTTTCTTTGACAGGATGTCTAAATGGGGGAGGTCAGCTCCGGCCAAGCGAAAGTGAGTCTAATAAAGATCTGCTGCAGCGTGTGGAGGAGCTGTACAGAACGGTGCACACTGAGGTGCCGGAAGAGAACACCGCTATCTCAAAACTCTACAACACATGGCTTGAGAGTGTGGGCTCCGAGAGAGCTCGAAAACTGTTGCACACGCAGTACCACGCCGTCGAGAAGATGAGCAGTGGCCTGACCATCAAGTGGTGAAGAACAGCAGGATTTCACTTCGCAGCATAAACAGTATAAAGAAGCTGAGATCAATATCTGTCGTCTGTAAATAAGCTTTTGTGGTTTCACAGTAAGAGCCTGTGAAAAAAGTATGATGACATATCAGCAGTGCTGATGTCTAGCTTCCAGTCAACCTTGACTACTTGGTGGACTGAAATGGTAGACAGTGGTGGAGAAGggtgtctgtgtttattttttttttattttaaaatgcagtacaataaaaattataattttatttaaagttgaCGTGAaggaatttgtatttgtttgtaaccAAAGTGTGTTTTAACTAGCATCTTTAGACCAAGAATTTGTAGCTTCTGTGTAGTCCACAGTCATACCAATTCACAGAGAAAAAACAGTGTAGTGGCACTCCAGTTGACTTTATTCAGTTTCTATGTCAAATGGGGATAATGCCCACAAGAAACGTGTCTTAGACAACCAGGACTCATTTGAAACAGGCCCCAAGCAGCTACCATACAAATATCTTTCTACTTGAAAGTGGTTTATAGTGTACTGCCATTAAATACTGACTTCCTCAAACTAAAGAGAAATGGCATGCAAGTCTTTCATTACAGGGTTATTCAATAAACCCTTAACCCACTAAGTGATATGTCTTCAAGTTACAGCACCCAAAGCCCATTCAGTGGGATTTTACTTTTCAGAATTGTGAGTTACCATGACTAGTTCAACAGAAGTGCAAAGTAAGTGCAAAGCCAGCATGGCGTGGTGGGTGTTTCTGTAGGGCCCTTCTTCACTGTGAGTCTTTGCAAAGTTTTAGTACCGCTTTTAATGGCAATGGAAAATACTGAAATAATCCACACAACCACGAAGACTGGATAACCAAATTCTTACGGTAACCTCATAAAGGGACTGGATTTAAACTCGTCTTGAAGTCTGGCGGGCACAGTGGTACTatgcaaattaaaattaaaatatattgaaaagcCACAAGGTGGTGCTGGAGAGATCCTACCTAAATTTTAAACCCCTCAACTCCAAAAACATGCATCatgtacaatacagtataacATTTAGAAAAAGGTTGAACTAACTGTTTCTCACCCTGGCCCAGGCCATCAACCTCGCACCATCTCTGCACAAGAAATGGGCTCCACAGCTTTAATAACGTACTATCGCAGTTGAATCTGGTGTCCGTTAGAAAAACAACACTGGCTGCTGTTGATTAGCCACATCAATCAGGTTTATTGCTCATATGACATACATCATGCACATCTTTAACTAGTTAAATATTAAAAGTCAATCAataatttatacatatttaaagcctacattttttttttaaattttattataattaaaaagctcCACCCAAGGTTACATCAGAAAATGCTATCTATACCTTAAGGTAATTCTTTTCTGACAACCAGTgcttaaataacattaataagtAACAGACaaagaccaaaaacaaaatacagaaaataaaatacgCTGGTCAAAGATTTTtaacatttgcatacattttttttttgtttgttttgtattcactATTGCTTGAATGGACTGCACAATACCTGCATGCTGTTTTTCCttttaatagtaataaaaaataaagtatgtacTGCACTCAATGTTAAGATGCACATTTTATACTAAAATGACCAACTTCTTTAAATTTCTTTGTCCCATGAACAGGAAAGGTGCTTTAGACATTAAAATATAGagctcttttattttttatacattcaaTTTACAAAGCTGTGCAGGGTAGTGCCAGAAAAGCTTTTGTAGGAAAGCATGTTCTGTTTTTCCACTTTAGAGAGAGTTCTTGGGCACTCGAAAGTTATCCTTCTCTTTGCGAATGAAACCCATTGTAGTGACAGGATCAGTCTGCCCAGCATGATCCTGCACTGATTTCTCCCTGGTGTTgagattaacaaaataaaaaaataaaaaaacacacaacatacacaagTAGACAAAACTGTGTTgataatgaaataacaaataattcaatttctgtgtatttttttgttaaaagaagttttaaacaaaacaaatgaaacttttttttttgtattaaaaagcaTCATCATTCAAAGGTAAGATTTATAGAATGTAAACGGGTGTATatcatttgtaaaaatgtttgcttTCCAAGAAAATGATCGTTGATGGACTAAGATACAGTATGGTTTcttttaaaagaattgaatctttaAGTGGTTCCATACCTGACTCTCATAAAGGGGTTGTAGGTAAACTCTTCAGCTATAGTGGAAGGGATGGTAGGTTCACCGTTGTCATATTTGTCCTGAAATGGAGAGATTTTGTAAAATCTAAAATGTGGAAATAATAAAAAGTCTACCATCTAACCCAGACTGATTATTCAATACCTTTGCCCAAGCTAGTTTTTTCTTGATGGCATCATTTCTTGGTTCCACATGTTGAGCAAACTCCAGATTGTTGATAGTGTATTCATGTCCACAGTAAACCCTCTGAAAAAGAAGACCCCACATCAAAATGTAGCAGACCAACAACAACTTGAAGTTCTCTCTCTGTAGTTTACATCTCATGATTTCAATTTCTTACAGTTTTATCTTCCATTTCTTTCTAACTTAAatgtcttttaataaaataatttgtaaagtGAGAATTGCAAATAAGTGGTAGTTACGGTTTCAGGTGGCAGGCGTCCAAGAATCTCAATCAAAGCTTTGTACATTTCATCTGCTGTGCCTTCAAAGAACTTCCCACACCCAGCAATAAACAGAGTATCACCTGCAAGATGAATATGCAAGGATTTCATCAACATCAATCAACCAACCATCTAAGAATAACCATTATTAAAGATGTGAACATTACTGCAGAACTAAAATTGTTTCATGTTTTAGGAAAACCCAAGAGAAAACTACAGCTATGTACATGTTATTGGCATCCTGGTTATAGTGGCAAATTTAATGACAGCtgtaaaaaataacttttcatgTGTCATTATCTTAGTGAgcagttttcagtttaaaaaaagaaaaaaaagtaggaCTTGAAGACCACTTTGATTAACAAACAACACAACTTAAAATTTAGCAAACGACAACTGGCATCAAATTACAAAACAGTCCAAAATGTACCATACCTgccaattaaacacatttagtaTTAGCGCATGACATGTATGTGATAAAGTTTATCAATGTAACAGCACAACAAACCTCAAGGGCTGTTTCATAGCAATAAATGAAGCCCCTGACATAAAATCACTTACCAGTAAATACAGCGGGGGGTTCAGAACTGCTCTCTTTAGTAACAAAATAACAGATGTGTCCAGATGTGTGACACGGTGTAAAGAGACACTTAATATTCAAGGAGCCAACCTAAGTTTGATAAGAAAACAATATTTAGCTGCATTGATGCTGTATTCCTTTAATAAAGTTAATACAAACTCATGACCTTGCCTGTTCTTGAGCACCATGAAATGGGCAGAGTCCCGGTCAATCACACTAAAGATCTTATACCAGATAAGAGTTATACCAAGGTCAGCTGTATATATTAGTTAATCATCTTAACTAAAATATTAATAGAAAAGTTAcacatggtttattattattattgaagaataATGTTGCTGTTGCCTGTAAAAATTGTGTCTTGTTTTA contains:
- the narfl gene encoding LOW QUALITY PROTEIN: cytosolic Fe-S cluster assembly factor narfl (The sequence of the model RefSeq protein was modified relative to this genomic sequence to represent the inferred CDS: substituted 1 base at 1 genomic stop codon) — its product is MASHFSGVLQLTDLDDFITPSQECVKPIKVEKKSGKSVAKIKIEDDGSYFQVNQDGGLQKLEKAKITLNDCLACSGCITSAESVLITQQSHEELYRVLNLNKAGSQQKVVVVSVSPQSRASLAARFNLSITDTARRLTAFFKNLGVHHVFDTTFSRNFSLLESQREFVERFHRQAEDKKALPLLASSCPGWICYAEKTHGDFIIPYISTTKSPQQVMGSLVKDYFANQQVLXLSATFWVTIFFDLRSSGLKLVVSQYFTITESQTREVDCVITSGEVLKMLEQERLSLADVEPAPLDSLFSSVCGEEILGHSGSSSGGYLEHVFIHAARELFGEEVKKIAYKTLKNRDFQEVTLEKDGAVVLRFAAAYGFRNIQNLVQKLKRGKSQYHFVEVMACPSGCLNGGGQLRPSESESNKDLLQRVEELYRTVHTEVPEENTAISKLYNTWLESVGSERARKLLHTQYHAVEKMSSGLTIKW
- the hagh gene encoding hydroxyacylglutathione hydrolase, mitochondrial isoform X1 is translated as MLFRSLTGVCTLALVGAAAYKFGHTQASAALLHSSRRSLLVSQSSMKVELLPALIDNYMYLLIDEDTKEAAIVDPVEPQKVVEAVKKHGVKLTTVLTTHHHWDHAGGNEKMVKLVSGLKVYGGDSRVGALNQKVTHYNTFKVGSLNIKCLFTPCHTSGHICYFVTKESSSEPPAVFTGDTLFIAGCGKFFEGTADEMYKALIEILGRLPPETRVYCGHEYTINNLEFAQHVEPRNDAIKKKLAWAKDKYDNGEPTIPSTIAEEFTYNPFMRVREKSVQDHAGQTDPVTTMGFIRKEKDNFRVPKNSL
- the hagh gene encoding hydroxyacylglutathione hydrolase, mitochondrial isoform X2 — encoded protein: MKVELLPALIDNYMYLLIDEDTKEAAIVDPVEPQKVVEAVKKHGVKLTTVLTTHHHWDHAGGNEKMVKLVSGLKVYGGDSRVGALNQKVTHYNTFKVGSLNIKCLFTPCHTSGHICYFVTKESSSEPPAVFTGDTLFIAGCGKFFEGTADEMYKALIEILGRLPPETRVYCGHEYTINNLEFAQHVEPRNDAIKKKLAWAKDKYDNGEPTIPSTIAEEFTYNPFMRVREKSVQDHAGQTDPVTTMGFIRKEKDNFRVPKNSL